The segment GCGATCCGCCCGGCGAGCTCCAGGGCTCCCGCCCGCGCATCCTCTGCCAGAAGGTCGATCAGGCCCAGCTCGCGGGCCTCCTCCGCCTCCACCCGGCGGGCCGTGAAGACCAGCTCGGCGGCGCGCGCCGCGCCCACCCGGCGCGGCAGCAGCTGCGTACCGCCGCCGCCGGGGATGACGCCCACGGAGACCTCGGGGAGGCCGACGACGGCGGTCGCGTCGGCCACGATCACGTCGCAGGCGAGCGCCAGCTCGAAGCCGCCGCCGAGGGCGAAGCCGTGCACGGCCGCGACGGTCGGCATCGGCAGTTCCAGGACGCCGGTGTAGGCGGCACGGGCGGTCGGCCGCTGACGGACCAGCTCGGCGTCGGTGAAGGAGTTGCGCTCCTTGAGGTCGGCGCCGACGCAGAAGGCCCGGTCGTTCGAGGAGGTGAGCACGGTGACGCGGACGGAGGCGTCGGCCGCGAGCGCGTCGCAGGCGGCACCGAGGG is part of the Streptomyces sp. NBC_00250 genome and harbors:
- a CDS encoding enoyl-CoA hydratase/isomerase family protein, with the protein product MSEQRFGEFVVVRRDGHVAELVLDRPKAMNAVSSEMARSLGAACDALAADASVRVTVLTSSNDRAFCVGADLKERNSFTDAELVRQRPTARAAYTGVLELPMPTVAAVHGFALGGGFELALACDVIVADATAVVGLPEVSVGVIPGGGGTQLLPRRVGAARAAELVFTARRVEAEEARELGLIDLLAEDARAGALELAGRIAVNSPVGLRAAKKAMRLGQGLDLRAGLEVEDAAWRSVAFSGDRAEGVAAFNEKRKPNWPGE